A window of Oncorhynchus keta strain PuntledgeMale-10-30-2019 chromosome 27, Oket_V2, whole genome shotgun sequence contains these coding sequences:
- the LOC118370673 gene encoding aerolysin-like protein, with protein sequence MATRLQLIGGGGGSSFEFHGMNNGATNKKIGVAVEGWRVKAVWEELVDRRVATFGNSHTFNELEFKLGKRITKLSLWGNGAGTRLGAIKFMTSQNRQFFEKITSWPLKTEYTIDVGSGICLGLEGRSGSDIDYMGFLFINTIKSSVMTDMEYPTLSLYKPQVTPEYVKSVSHHNDTSLVQEESITYSKTLTKTSSWSVSNKIESTLNVSVKAGIPDLVEVSSGFSLTVGVEQSTSLQKTETITELDTIKVKFPPGKIMDVEITMGKANIDLDYRAKVKVTCMNGSQLVFPSNGVTYTSVRVSTKER encoded by the exons atGGCAACCAGACTGCAGTTGATCGGTGGTGGAGGAGGCAGTTCATTTGAATTCCACGGCATGAACAACGGTGCCACCAACAAGAAGATCGGAGTGGCGGTGGAAGGCTGGCGGGTCAAAGCTGTGTGGGAGGAGCTAGTGGACAGGCGCGTTGCGACCTTTGGGAATTCACACACTTTCAATGAGTTGGAGTTCAAACTCGGCAAGCGCATCACCAAGCTGTCGCTGTGGGGTAACGGTGCCGGCACACGTCTGGGTGCCATCAAGTTCATGACGAGTCAGAACCGTCAGTTCTTTGAAAAAATTACCAGCTGGCCACTGAAGACTGAGTACACCATAGATGTGGGGTCTGGAATCTGCCTGGGACTGGAGGGCAGGTCTGGCTCAGACATCGACTACATGGGCTTCCTCTTCATCAACACCATCAAGTCGTCCGTAATGACTGACATGGAGTATCCCACCCTGTCCCTCTATAAACCCCAG GTGACTCCAGAATATGTGAAATCCGTGTCCCACCACAATGACACCTCATTGGTTCAAGAAGAGTCCATTACATACAGCAAGACCCTGACCAAGACTTCCTCCTGGTCCGTCAGCAACAAGATAGAATCCACCTTGAATGTATCGGTCAAAGCAGGGATCCCGGATCTGGTCGAGGTGTCATCAGGGTTCAGCTTGACCGTGGGAGTGGAGCAATCCACCAGCCTGCAGAAGACAGAGACCATAACAGAATTGGATACTATTAAAGTGAAGTTCCCGCCAGGGAAGATCATGGATGTTGAGATCACAATGGGGAAAGCAAATATCGACCTCGACTACAGGGCCAAAGTGAAAGTCACCTGCATGAACGGCAGTCAGCTGGTCTTCCCATCCAATGGTGTGACTTACACTTCAGTGAGGGTATCCACAAaggagagatga